A region from the Variovorax paradoxus genome encodes:
- a CDS encoding PhoX family protein, whose protein sequence is MTANTRTDANGIDLDDIGTNPTSNPSFTDLVASRLSRRQLFGLGVGTASTALLQACGGGGGTAFPIIPPAPAPAPAPAPAPAPAPAPAPAKLGFNAVAKSLADVVTVPAGYTASVLYRLGDPIAAGVAAYKNDGTDDPATYDRRAGDHHDGMTFFGMNASNKWDAASAARGLLVMNHEAITPLFLHPAGQTISGTGNAAVRTSADEVLREFYLHGVSVVEINKSGSAWSYKQDSSFNRRVHTLTEMAFSGPAARTDYLKTKYSTDGSKTRGTLNNCANGTTPWGTYLTCEENWAGYFRRIKATDDPKRSAREIVSFGRYGVASTGRELWATVTPDTADNLYGRWNTEVIGASATDDFRNGANTYGWVVEIDPFTPASTPRKRTALGRFGHEGACLGPVVAGKPLVWYMGDDSRNEYIYKFVSTKNWDAADIGGGIAAGDKYLDDGRLYVARFNADGSGVWLELKLGVNGITASNPAYAFADAADVVVNVRLAADAAGATRMDRPEWTAVNPKTGDVYVTLTNTNAASRPITATDGANPRFYNDKTTAGSDQKGNPNGHVVRFADDNADPASLSFKWDVYLFGARSTASADVNLSQLSADNDFSSPDGMWFSHATAGLLWLETDDGAYTDVTNCMLLAALPGQVGDGGARTVTNVDGATTRTQNTFVGKAPGADGLRRFLVGPKDCEITGIAESGDGRALFVNIQHPGEGSKDIANPDGYISHWPDGAKSRPRSATVVITKDDGGLIGL, encoded by the coding sequence ATGACCGCAAACACCCGTACCGATGCCAACGGCATCGACCTCGACGACATCGGCACCAACCCCACGTCGAATCCGTCCTTCACCGACCTGGTTGCATCGCGCCTGAGCCGTCGCCAACTGTTCGGGCTGGGCGTCGGCACCGCCAGCACGGCGCTGCTGCAGGCCTGCGGCGGCGGCGGCGGCACGGCTTTCCCGATCATTCCGCCCGCACCGGCGCCCGCCCCCGCGCCGGCCCCGGCCCCGGCTCCCGCGCCGGCCCCCGCACCGGCCAAGCTCGGCTTCAACGCCGTGGCCAAGAGCCTTGCCGACGTGGTCACCGTGCCCGCCGGCTACACCGCCAGCGTGCTCTATCGCCTGGGCGACCCGATCGCCGCGGGCGTGGCCGCCTACAAGAACGACGGCACCGACGATCCGGCCACCTATGACCGCCGCGCCGGCGACCACCACGACGGCATGACCTTCTTCGGCATGAACGCGTCGAACAAGTGGGACGCAGCCAGCGCCGCGCGCGGCCTGCTCGTGATGAACCACGAAGCCATCACGCCGCTGTTCCTGCACCCCGCCGGCCAGACCATCAGCGGCACCGGCAACGCCGCGGTCCGCACTTCCGCCGACGAAGTGCTGCGCGAGTTCTACCTGCACGGCGTGAGCGTGGTCGAGATCAACAAGAGCGGCAGCGCCTGGAGCTACAAGCAGGATTCGAGCTTCAACCGCCGCGTCCACACGCTCACCGAAATGGCCTTCTCGGGCCCGGCCGCCAGGACCGACTACCTGAAGACCAAGTATTCGACCGACGGCAGCAAGACCCGCGGCACGCTCAACAACTGCGCCAACGGCACCACGCCCTGGGGCACCTACCTGACCTGCGAAGAGAACTGGGCCGGCTACTTCCGCCGCATCAAGGCCACCGACGACCCCAAGCGCAGCGCCAGGGAAATCGTGAGCTTCGGCCGCTACGGCGTTGCCAGCACCGGCCGCGAACTCTGGGCCACCGTCACGCCCGACACCGCCGACAACCTCTACGGCCGCTGGAACACCGAAGTCATCGGCGCCAGCGCGACCGACGACTTCCGCAACGGCGCCAACACCTACGGCTGGGTGGTCGAGATCGATCCCTTCACCCCGGCCAGCACGCCCAGGAAGCGCACCGCGCTCGGCCGCTTCGGCCATGAAGGCGCCTGCCTCGGCCCGGTCGTGGCCGGCAAGCCGCTGGTCTGGTACATGGGCGACGACTCGCGCAACGAGTACATCTACAAGTTCGTCTCGACGAAGAACTGGGACGCGGCCGACATCGGCGGCGGCATCGCGGCCGGGGACAAGTACCTGGACGACGGCCGCCTCTACGTGGCCCGGTTCAACGCCGACGGCAGCGGCGTCTGGCTCGAGCTGAAGCTCGGCGTCAACGGCATCACCGCGAGCAATCCGGCCTATGCCTTTGCCGACGCGGCCGACGTGGTGGTCAACGTTCGCCTGGCCGCCGATGCCGCCGGCGCCACCAGGATGGACCGCCCCGAGTGGACGGCCGTCAATCCGAAGACCGGCGACGTGTACGTGACGCTCACCAACACCAACGCCGCCTCGCGCCCCATCACCGCCACCGACGGGGCCAATCCGCGGTTCTACAACGACAAGACGACCGCCGGCTCGGACCAGAAGGGCAATCCGAACGGCCACGTCGTGCGCTTCGCCGACGACAACGCCGACCCGGCCTCGCTGAGCTTCAAGTGGGACGTGTACCTGTTCGGCGCGCGTTCCACCGCCTCGGCCGACGTCAACCTGTCGCAGCTCAGCGCCGACAACGACTTCTCCAGCCCCGACGGCATGTGGTTCAGCCACGCCACCGCCGGCCTGCTCTGGCTGGAGACCGACGACGGCGCCTACACCGACGTGACCAACTGCATGCTGCTGGCCGCACTGCCCGGCCAGGTGGGCGACGGCGGCGCCAGGACGGTCACCAACGTCGACGGTGCTACCACGCGCACGCAGAACACCTTCGTGGGCAAGGCGCCCGGTGCCGACGGCCTGCGCCGCTTCCTGGTCGGCCCGAAGGACTGCGAGATCACCGGCATTGCCGAATCCGGCGATGGCCGTGCGCTGTTCGTGA
- the mltA gene encoding murein transglycosylase A, which yields MRNGLQWLVGLTIVATLAGCSMAPRAPDTPARPAATPPRDLGPLTGSLAHPKSRWVPVGWSELPGFGDDPLHEAWIALLANCARPNAAFAPLCRDVRQLAIATPEEQRQWMTDRLQPYRVESLAGSSEGKLTSYYEPVYEASRVPSAAFSIPIYQAPDGLVPRRPWYTRQEIETLPEAQAALRGREIAWMADPIDALMLHIQGSGRLRITEANGVQRTVRVAFSATNEQPYKSVQQWLIAQGVAKVGKWPDDTKAWAAQNPQRVTQLLWSNPRYVFFREETMSELDAAFGPRGAQGVPLTAGRSIAVDRDSIPYGTPVWLASSGPAAQLQKLVVAQDTGSAILGAVRADYFAGTGADAGRLAASMNQPLRLWALWPRQMPAP from the coding sequence ATGAGAAATGGACTCCAGTGGCTGGTTGGGCTCACGATCGTAGCAACGCTGGCCGGCTGCTCGATGGCCCCGCGCGCGCCCGACACGCCGGCTCGGCCCGCCGCCACGCCGCCGCGCGACCTGGGCCCGCTGACCGGTTCGCTCGCGCATCCCAAGAGCCGGTGGGTGCCCGTCGGCTGGTCGGAACTGCCGGGTTTCGGCGACGACCCGCTGCACGAAGCCTGGATTGCGCTGCTGGCCAATTGCGCGCGGCCCAACGCCGCCTTTGCGCCGCTGTGCCGCGACGTGCGCCAGCTGGCCATCGCCACGCCGGAGGAGCAGCGCCAGTGGATGACCGACAGGCTGCAGCCCTACCGCGTCGAGTCGCTCGCAGGCTCGAGCGAAGGCAAGCTCACGAGCTACTACGAGCCGGTCTACGAAGCCTCGCGCGTGCCCAGCGCCGCCTTCAGCATTCCGATCTACCAGGCGCCGGACGGCCTGGTGCCGCGCCGCCCCTGGTACACCCGGCAGGAAATCGAAACCCTGCCCGAGGCCCAGGCCGCGCTGCGCGGCCGCGAGATCGCGTGGATGGCCGACCCCATCGACGCGCTGATGCTGCACATCCAGGGCTCCGGGCGCCTTCGCATCACCGAGGCCAACGGCGTCCAGCGCACCGTGCGCGTGGCCTTCTCGGCCACCAACGAGCAGCCGTACAAGAGCGTGCAGCAATGGCTGATCGCCCAGGGCGTGGCCAAGGTCGGCAAATGGCCCGACGACACCAAGGCATGGGCCGCGCAGAACCCGCAGCGCGTGACGCAGCTGCTGTGGAGCAATCCGCGCTATGTGTTCTTCCGCGAGGAAACGATGAGCGAGCTCGACGCCGCCTTCGGCCCGCGCGGCGCGCAGGGCGTGCCGCTGACCGCCGGGCGTTCGATCGCGGTCGACCGCGACAGCATTCCGTACGGCACGCCCGTCTGGCTTGCGTCGAGCGGGCCCGCGGCGCAACTGCAGAAGCTGGTGGTGGCGCAGGACACCGGCAGCGCCATCCTCGGTGCCGTGCGCGCCGACTACTTTGCTGGCACCGGCGCCGACGCCGGCCGCCTGGCCGCCAGCATGAACCAGCCGCTGCGCCTGTGGGCGCTGTGGCCGCGGCAAATGCCGGCGCCTTGA
- a CDS encoding OmpA family protein, which translates to MKKFVLAATAAALVLSGCAGGMTDTQRNTGIGAGIGALGGAAIGSATGGNRGAIGTGAVVGAAAGALGGYLWSQRMENQKRQMEAATQGTGVAVTQTPNNELKLQIPSDVSFDVGRANIKPNFAPVLDQFAGGLRNNPNAEVRIIGHTDSTGSDAINNPLSVDRAASTRDYLVARGVSAAAFRIEGRGSHEPIADNNSDAGRSQNRRVEIYVGERAPRG; encoded by the coding sequence ATGAAAAAGTTTGTACTCGCCGCCACCGCTGCCGCCCTCGTTTTGTCCGGCTGCGCCGGCGGAATGACCGACACCCAGCGCAACACCGGCATCGGCGCCGGCATCGGCGCACTGGGCGGCGCGGCCATCGGCTCCGCCACCGGCGGCAACCGCGGCGCCATCGGCACAGGGGCCGTGGTCGGTGCCGCAGCCGGCGCGCTCGGCGGCTACCTGTGGTCGCAGCGCATGGAAAACCAGAAGCGCCAGATGGAAGCCGCCACCCAGGGCACCGGCGTGGCCGTGACGCAAACCCCGAACAACGAGCTCAAGCTCCAGATCCCGAGCGACGTGTCCTTCGACGTGGGCCGCGCCAACATCAAGCCCAACTTCGCGCCGGTGCTCGACCAGTTCGCGGGCGGCCTGCGCAACAACCCGAATGCCGAGGTGCGCATCATCGGCCACACCGACAGCACCGGTTCGGACGCCATCAACAACCCGCTGTCGGTCGACCGCGCCGCCAGCACGCGCGACTACCTGGTGGCGCGCGGCGTGAGTGCCGCGGCCTTCCGCATCGAAGGACGCGGCTCGCACGAGCCGATCGCCGACAACAACAGCGATGCCGGCCGGTCGCAGAACCGCCGCGTCGAGATCTACGTGGGCGAGCGCGCGCCGCGCGGCTGA